Genomic window (Leptotrichia sp. oral taxon 212):
TGAAAAGCCTACAAGCGGAGAGATTTACATAGGGGACAGACCCGTTTCAGGAAAAGATAATTTCGTATCTCCTGAAAAAAGGGAAATTGGAATGGTATTCCAGTCATATGCAGTATGGCCTCACATGAATGTTTATGACAACATTGCGTATCCTTTAAAAATTAAGAAAACTGATAAAAAAGAAATAGAAGAAAGAGTCAATCAGGCTCTTAAAACTGTCCATCTGGAACAGTACAAGGACAGATTCCCTTCAGAACTGTCAGGAGGACAGCAGCAGAGGGTAGCTTTAGGAAGGGCTCTTGTAGCACATCCTGAAATACTTCTTCTGGATGAACCTCTATCAAACCTTGATGCAAAACTTAGGGAAGAAATGAGATATGAAATCAAGGAAATAACTAAAAAACTGAAAATTACCGTTATTTACGTAACTCACGATCAGATAGAGGCAATGACAATGAGTGACAGAATAGTGCTCATTAACAAAGGTGAAGTTCAGCAGGTAGGAACTCCACAGGAAATTTACTCACGTCCTGCAAATGTGTTTGTTGCAAACTTTGTAGGAAAAGTGGATTTCATGAAAGGGAAAGTTGAAAACGGAAACATTCTCCTGAATAACAGTAACGGTCAGACTCTTCCTAATACAAGCTCTCACACAAAGGATGTCATAGTGGCAATAAGACCTGAAAATGTAATACTTGCAGAAGACGGAGAACTGACAGGAAAAGTATTTTCAAAATTCTACCTTGGAGACTGCAATGACCTGAGGGTTGAAGTTGGAAACGGAAACATTTTAAGAGTTACTGCAAGGGCTTCAACTTACGATACCTTGAAGGTAGGAGAAGAAGTAAGACTGAAAGTTCTTGAATATTTTGTGTTTGAAGATGATGGAAAAGATCAGACTAAGATAATGACATAATCAATGATAATAAAAGAAAACAGGCTGTCATAAAAATAGAAGATAAACAGAAAATATAGCAAAAATGTATTTATTCATTTACAAAAATTTTAAAGAATTCATAAATATCATTTTTTGCACATATTTCTCAGAAATTTTCTATTTTTAGGGCAGTCCTTTCTTTTATTATTATTGATTTATCACATGAAATGATATATAATTTGTTAGTAATTAATAAAAAATTATAGATAGAGGTGAAGTTGTGAAAGAGAAAATCATAATTGTCGACTTCGGTTCGCAGTACAGTCAGCTTATTGCCAGAAGAATAAGGGAAATGGAAGTTTACTGTGAAATCGTGCCTATGGTTGACATTAAACAGATTAAGAATGGAGAAGATAAAATCAGAGGGATAATCTTTTCAGGAGGTCCTGCCTCAGTTTACGAAAAGGATTCACCTACTGCAGACAAAGCAGTTTTTGATTTAGGAATTCCTATACTGGGAATATGTTACGGAATGCAGCTTATCACACATCTTAATGGTGGAAAAGTTGAAAAGGCTGAATCAAGGGAATTTGGAAAGGCAATTCTGGAAGTAATCGACAGTCAGAATCCGCTTCTTTCAGATATTCCAAAAACTTCAAGCATATGGATGAGCCATAATGACCATATTACAGTACTGCCTGACGGTTTTGAGATAATTGCCAGAACAGATTCATCAATCGCGGCCATTACAAACCATAATGGCATTTATGCACTGCAATTTCACCCGGAAGTAGTTCATTCCGAATGCGGAACTGAAATAATTTCAAACTTTGTATTTAATATATGTAAATGTGAGAAAAACTGGAAAATAAAAAACTTTATACAGGAAAAAACAAAGACAATAAAGGAAACTGTAGGAGACGAGCATGTTCTTCTTGCCCTTTCAGGAGGGGTAGATTCTTCTGTGGCTGCAGTTCTGATTAACAATGCAATAGGAAAGCAGCTTACATGCATGTTTGTCGATACAGGGCTTCTGAGAAAGGATGAAGGAAAAAAAGTCCTCGAATATTATAAGGAGCATTTTGACCTTAATATTGTATTCGTTGACGCAAAGGACAGATTCCTGAATAAGCTTAAAGGTGTGGATGAGCCTGAAGCCAAGAGAAAGATTATTGGAAATGAGTTTATTGAAGTATTCAATGAGGAAATCAGAAAGCTCAAAGGACAGGAAGGTGCAAAATTCCTTGCACAAGGTACAATCTACCCTGATGTTATTGAATCACAGTCTATAAAAGGTCCTTCCCATACTATAAAATCTCACCATAATGTAGGCGGACTGCCTGAAGACCTTAAATTTGAACTTCTTGAGCCTTTAAAGGAGCTGTTTAAGGATGAAGTAAGAAAAGTTGGGCATGAATTAGGACTGCCTGATACAATTATAAGCAGACATCCATTCCCGGGACCGGGGCTTGGAATAAGAGTTATCGGAGAAGTTACGCCTGACAAGGTAAAAATACTTCAGGAAGCTGATGATATCTTTATTAACGAGCTTATGGCCAAAGGACTTTATGGAAAGGTAGATCAGGCATTTGTAGCATTGCTTCCCGTGAAAACTGTAGGGGTGATGGGCGACCAGAGAACATACGAATATGTGGCTGCAATCCGTTCAGTAAATACAATCGACTTTATGACTGCCACATGGTCAAAACTGCCTTACGAATTCCTTGAGGAAGTGTCAAACAAGATTATAAACAAAGTAAACGGAATAAACAGAATTGTGTATGATATTTCTTCTAAGCCACCGGGAACAATTGAGTGGGAATAACAGAATCAAATATGTTACTGTTATAAAAGGCTTAAAAATACAGGAGTTGAGCGGTTTTTATGTAGTAAAATTCTCTAAATGATACTGTTTTGATACTAAAAGTAAGAAAAAGCAGGTCTGATTGGTGGGAGGCTTTTGTTGAAAATAGAGATAGGTAAAATGGAATTTACAAAGGAGATGGGATTATATTGTCAAAGCCAAAATATGGGTGGACAGAACTTAAGCTTGATGGAACAAGCCAATATAGCCTTAGTTATATTATGGTAAATCAGAATTTATATATGTAATAGAAATTGAATTTTCCTAAATAATGAAAAATGGCTATTTGCAAACAGGAAAAATATGGACTTTTATATGGCTAAAAATAAGTTCCTTTGATACCTACAGTCGAGAGTATAATATATTGAGGAGGTTTTAAATGCAAAAGAAAAAATGTAAATTATGTTCAAATGAATTTTTTGGGGGACATCCATATTGTTCCAAGTGTTATAACATACTTAGAAAAAACCAAAATTATTATAATACTATTCAAAAAGATTGGAAATTGGAAGCGAAACAAGAAGATACAAAATATTTCTATTTTGTAAATGAAGCAGAAGAAATTATATCTGGGCAAAAGAATATAGTTATTGGTAGAAAAGGTGAAGGGAAAACAGCCATAGCACAGTATATTTATAATCAGAATAATTATAATATATACACGGAAAAAATGACTTTTAAGAATTTCCCGTTTAATATTATTTACAAATTGTCAGACAGTAATTTTACAAAACCGAATCAATATATTTCTATCTGGAAGTATTTAATATACACTACTATTTGTAAAAAGATGATTGCAAATGAAAATATCAGTAGTAATATTAGAAATCAACTGTTAAAAGTATTTCCTACTGAAGATAAGGAAAGTAAACTGTCGAAATTGATTGAGAAGTATACTGTAAAAGATTTTGGATTTCAGATTTTAAGTAGTGGTATTAATGCTAGCGTAGATAAGAAAAAGGAAGAAATAAGCTGGATTGAAATTGTTGATATTTTAGAATATACAATTTTAGAACATATTGATGATGCGAAATATTATGTTATATTTGATGAGCTTGATGAGGATTATAAGAATTTTAGAGATGAACAAGAAAGAATTAATTATTTTGATATGATTACAGGTTTATTTAAGGCTGTACAAGATATTAGAACCTTGTTTGATGGTAAAAAAATAAATATTTTTCCATTCATTTTTTTAAGAACAGATATTTATAACTTGATCACATACTCTGATAAAAATAAATGGTCAGATTCTATCATAAATATAGTATGGACTCCTAATAAGTTGAAGGAGTTAATAAAATATCGATTTAATGTTTTATTTGAAACCGAGGAAACCGAGTCTCTTTCGTTCAATGAATGTTGGATACGAATGTTTGGAACTCGTGAAGTAGGTTATGGATCACGTAAAATGAAAAAAATGAGTTCATTCGACTATATTCTACGTAGTACTCAAAACAGACCTCGGGATTTTATAAAATA
Coding sequences:
- the guaA gene encoding glutamine-hydrolyzing GMP synthase — its product is MKEKIIIVDFGSQYSQLIARRIREMEVYCEIVPMVDIKQIKNGEDKIRGIIFSGGPASVYEKDSPTADKAVFDLGIPILGICYGMQLITHLNGGKVEKAESREFGKAILEVIDSQNPLLSDIPKTSSIWMSHNDHITVLPDGFEIIARTDSSIAAITNHNGIYALQFHPEVVHSECGTEIISNFVFNICKCEKNWKIKNFIQEKTKTIKETVGDEHVLLALSGGVDSSVAAVLINNAIGKQLTCMFVDTGLLRKDEGKKVLEYYKEHFDLNIVFVDAKDRFLNKLKGVDEPEAKRKIIGNEFIEVFNEEIRKLKGQEGAKFLAQGTIYPDVIESQSIKGPSHTIKSHHNVGGLPEDLKFELLEPLKELFKDEVRKVGHELGLPDTIISRHPFPGPGLGIRVIGEVTPDKVKILQEADDIFINELMAKGLYGKVDQAFVALLPVKTVGVMGDQRTYEYVAAIRSVNTIDFMTATWSKLPYEFLEEVSNKIINKVNGINRIVYDISSKPPGTIEWE
- a CDS encoding ABC transporter ATP-binding protein, whose product is MASVTITGVTKSFGDVQVLQEFNQKFEDGEFITLLGPSGCGKTTMLRLIAGFEKPTSGEIYIGDRPVSGKDNFVSPEKREIGMVFQSYAVWPHMNVYDNIAYPLKIKKTDKKEIEERVNQALKTVHLEQYKDRFPSELSGGQQQRVALGRALVAHPEILLLDEPLSNLDAKLREEMRYEIKEITKKLKITVIYVTHDQIEAMTMSDRIVLINKGEVQQVGTPQEIYSRPANVFVANFVGKVDFMKGKVENGNILLNNSNGQTLPNTSSHTKDVIVAIRPENVILAEDGELTGKVFSKFYLGDCNDLRVEVGNGNILRVTARASTYDTLKVGEEVRLKVLEYFVFEDDGKDQTKIMT
- a CDS encoding P-loop ATPase, Sll1717 family, with product MQKKKCKLCSNEFFGGHPYCSKCYNILRKNQNYYNTIQKDWKLEAKQEDTKYFYFVNEAEEIISGQKNIVIGRKGEGKTAIAQYIYNQNNYNIYTEKMTFKNFPFNIIYKLSDSNFTKPNQYISIWKYLIYTTICKKMIANENISSNIRNQLLKVFPTEDKESKLSKLIEKYTVKDFGFQILSSGINASVDKKKEEISWIEIVDILEYTILEHIDDAKYYVIFDELDEDYKNFRDEQERINYFDMITGLFKAVQDIRTLFDGKKINIFPFIFLRTDIYNLITYSDKNKWSDSIINIVWTPNKLKELIKYRFNVLFETEETESLSFNECWIRMFGTREVGYGSRKMKKMSSFDYILRSTQNRPRDFIKYFQECAKQALNRNSFLVDPKIVREVDNEFSEYMKNEIIDEIYAVLPEYEEIFSILSLIRKQTFNPSEFVERYDQKVKDGVIVDRGAEKVLKLLFDYSVIGNDPSIKHQIIFKYEKESAKFNFKENIIVHRGLYKALQIF